The Monodelphis domestica isolate mMonDom1 chromosome 7, mMonDom1.pri, whole genome shotgun sequence genome window below encodes:
- the LOC103106619 gene encoding zinc finger protein OZF-like isoform X6 gives MPGDNSEKEEENFHQENGELEAVSSEWYKRDISLLPKLGKDCENEPKFPDQKQVDMPIFQEKRFISLLITIENSTQFEELSQCVESRISCTQEQAAPTSFKCLLCDKAFNKRAYLISHQRSHTRTKLYKCIVCEKNFNKKSNLSAHERVHTGEKPYKCDTCGKNFAQRSNLVAHERIHKKSQTYECANWGKNFSQRTYLIHHEIIHLVDNTNTCHMCGKSFICKSKFMQHQRTHTGERPYKCSTCNKRFSQKSDVLIHQIIHTGEKPHKCTECGKSFTQKTNLSRHMKTHTGQKSYNCIDCGESFGSFSHLITHQKIHMEENPHNCNQCGKTFIWNSDLIHHQKIHTEDKPYKCPICKKRFTKNSNLVAHQKIHTGERAHKCNNCEKSFSRSSHLLIHQRIHTGEKPYKCFICEKKFNCSSNLITHQRIHTGEKPYKCTMCEKSFSRSSDLVNHERTHTGIKPFKCVICKKSFSRSSHLVTHQRIHTGEKPFKCAKCGKCFSDKSYFSYHQKIHIH, from the exons ATGCCAG GAGACAACagtgaaaaggaagaggaaaattttCATCAAGAAAATGGTGAACTTGAAGCAGTGTCTTCAGAATGGTACAAAAGAGACATTTCTCTGCTTCCTAAATTGGGGAAGGACTGTGAGAATGAACCAAAATTCCCTGATCAGAAACAAGTAGATATGCCCATTTTTCAAGAAAAGAGATTTATAAGTCTCTTGATTACTATTGAAAATTCCACTCAGTTTGAAGAACTTTCCCAGTGTGTAGAAAGTAGAATCTCTTGTACCCAAGAACAGGCAGCACCAACATCCTTTAAATGTCTCCTCTGTGATAAAGCCTTCAACAAAAGAGCATATCTTATTTCACACCAGAGAAGCCACACAAGAACAAAACTCTATAAGTGCATTGTCTGTGAGAAAAACTTCAATAAAAAGTCAAATCTCAGTGCTCATGAGAGAGTCCATACAggagagaagccttataaatGTGATACTTGTGGGAAAAACTTTGCTCAGAGATCCAACCTTGTTGCACATGAGAGAATACACAAGAAATCCCAAACATATGAATGTGctaattggggaaaaaacttCAGTCAAAGAACTTACCTCATCCACCATGAGATTATCCACCTAGTAGACAATACTAATACATGTCATATGTGTGGGAAAAGCTTCATTTGTAAGTCAAAGTTTATGCAGCATCAAAGAACTCACACAGGGGAAAGACCTTACAAGTGTTCAACATGTAATAAAAgatttagtcagaaatcagatgttttaattcatcaaataattcatactggagaaaaacctcaTAAATGTACTGAGTGTGGTAAAAGCTTCACTCAGAAAACAAATCTCAGCAGGCATATGAAAACACATACAGGACAGAAATCCTATAACTGCATTGACTGTGGGGAAAGTTTTGGTAGCTTTTCACACCTTATTacacatcagaaaatccacatgGAAGAGAACCCCCATAATTGTAATCAGTGTGGGAAAACATTTATTTGGAACTCAGATCTAATACaccatcagaaaattcatactgaagaTAAACCTTATAAATGTCCTATATGTAAGAAAAGGTTCACTAAGAACTCAAATCTTGTTGCCCATCAAAAAATTCATACAGGAGAGAGGGCCCATAAATGTAATAATTGTGAAAAGAGTTTCAGTCGGAGTTCACATCTACTTATTCATCAGAGGatccatactggagaaaaaccctatAAATGTTTCATATGTGAGAAGAAGTTCAACTGCAGTTCAAACCTTATTACTCATCAGAGAATACATACAGGAGAAAAACCATATAAGTGCACAATGTGTGAGAAAAGTTTTAGTCGCAGCTCAGACCTTGTTAATCATGAGAGAACACACACAGGAATAAAGCCTTTTAAGTGTGTTATATGTAAGAAAAGCTTCAGTCGAAGTTCCCATTTGGTAactcatcagagaatccatacaggagagaaaccctTCAAATGTGCCAAGTGTGGGAAATGTTTCAGTGATAAATCCTACTTCAGTTACCACCAAAAAATTCACATTCATTAG
- the LOC103106619 gene encoding uncharacterized protein LOC103106619 isoform X8 gives MLPSLGGAPSVATTGNLANLVLWTGQPPVPQAPGCHPEIPVLHKEGKPQRLGDKWLPSVLLGPREECVSLDPSQNSLYWESVPKNCKDLSPFGILVSKCS, from the exons ATGCTTCCCTCCCTGGGAGGAGCCCCGAGCGTTGCCACTACCGGAAACCTCGCAAACCTGGTGCTATGGACCGGTCAACCCCCAGTCCCCCAAGCCCCAGGCTGTCATCCTGAG ATTCCTGTTCTTCATAAAGAAGGAAAGCCCCAGAGATTAGGAGATAAATGGCTTCCATCCGTGCTGCTGGGTCCCAG AGAGGAATGTGTGAGTCTGGATCCTTCTCAGAACTCTCTCTATTGGGAATCTGTGCCGAAGAATTGCAAAGATTTAAGCCCATTTG GAATTCTTGTTTCCAAATGCTCTTGA
- the LOC103106619 gene encoding uncharacterized protein LOC103106619 isoform X9 — protein MLPSLGGAPSVATTGNLANLVLWTGQPPVPQAPGCHPEIPVLHKEGKPQRLGDKWLPSVLLGPREECVSLDPSQNSLYWESVPKNCKDLSPFDIT, from the exons ATGCTTCCCTCCCTGGGAGGAGCCCCGAGCGTTGCCACTACCGGAAACCTCGCAAACCTGGTGCTATGGACCGGTCAACCCCCAGTCCCCCAAGCCCCAGGCTGTCATCCTGAG ATTCCTGTTCTTCATAAAGAAGGAAAGCCCCAGAGATTAGGAGATAAATGGCTTCCATCCGTGCTGCTGGGTCCCAG AGAGGAATGTGTGAGTCTGGATCCTTCTCAGAACTCTCTCTATTGGGAATCTGTGCCGAAGAATTGCAAAGATTTAAGCCCATTTG ACATCACATAA